The Eriocheir sinensis breed Jianghai 21 unplaced genomic scaffold, ASM2467909v1 Scaffold449, whole genome shotgun sequence genome includes a window with the following:
- the LOC126992340 gene encoding uncharacterized protein LOC126992340 isoform X2, translating to MGQESALLHQAFKNTHFILYLVPRHASPTHLADPPGLATTKGTRTGAERGVKVYTRCIYCAAGGASLRLLYTWKPSQTDQLSTSFFPGPLRSLQGHRLRIVSMEWFPFIDYKRHTPEGGAVVTPRDSLDYRMLKEISKRLNFTYEMRAPWDNQWGTSTSSGNWTGVVGTLQHQKADFSMMLSYMPTRLSIVHYSGIYASEPLVMVTSKPRPLSQASALIRPFSVEVWVVTLVSAVASGVVLWGLQRVWAWAAGCEGLELSRAMMTTWGILLEDPPIKLPSNMTGQMVVGWWWVYCMLLTIVYRSSLIAHLTVPGQSPTLESLADLLKANRRERWTWGYEPTYGSGWEWLKINENPTVRTVFKSLMVSERKRKVVTFSHTFTMNSSSSYFFYSYSYSSSSYYYYYYYYYCLYLIHALIHFRSYSHRLNTPNPMLPTPTNTHRALPSLSHTRLQVVDLDEQLARVIRGRHAFITWKYYIRSVVAARYKGASPLHTAREELFNYGGYGWGFRRGAPFRSLVDDLQGRLVESGLVTTWLDQLVEAGMTARLPEPATPTLDTQLLLSQQEGAARVILGLGHLQGIFYLLGFGLALAFATFLAELLPFCRPEDTHKPFHLKFR from the exons aTGGGACAAGAATCGGCGCTGCTCCACCAAGCCTTCAAGAACACGCACTTCATCCTCTACCTCGTCCCTCGCCACGCATCGCCTACACACCTCGCCGACCCTCCAGGCCTCGCTACTACGAAGGGTACACGAACAGGAGCGGAACGTGGCGTCAAGGTATACACGCGTTGCATCTACTGCGCCGCCGGTGGAGCGTCTCTTCGTCTTCTGTATACATGGAAACCGTCGCAAACTGATCagctctccacttccttctttcctg GGCCCCTTCGAAGTCTGCAGGGCCACCGTCTGCGCATCGTGTCCATGGAGTGGTTCCCCTTCATCGACTACAAGCGCCACACACCGGAGGGCGGCGCAGTGGTCACCCCGCGGGACTCACTCGACTACCGAATGCTCAAGGAGATCTCCAAGCGACTGAATTTTAC ttACGAGATGCGAGCGCCTTGGGATAACCAGTGGGGGACATCGACTTCAAGCGGGAACTGGACGGGTGTGGTGGGGACGCTGCAGCACCAGAAGGCAGACTTTTCCATGATGCTCTCCTACATGCCGACGCGCCTCTCCATCGTCCACTACTCCGGTATCTACGCCTCGGAGCCCCTGGTGATGGTGACTTCGAAGCCGCGGCCGCTCTCCCAGGCGTCTGCACTTATCCGGCCGTTCTCTG TCGAGGTGTGGGTGGTGACGTTGGTGTCGGCGGTGGCTTCGGGCGTCGTGCTATGGGGGCTGCAGCGGGTGTGGGCGTGGGCTGCGGGCTGCGAGGGGCTGGAGCTGAGCAGAGCCATGATGACCACTTGGGGCATCCTGCTTGAAGACCCGCCCATCAAGCTCCCCTCCAATATGACCGGTCAG atggtggtggggtggtggtgggtgtactGCATGCTGCTGACCATCGTGTACCGCTCCTCCCTCATCGCCCACCTCACCGTGCCCGGACAGTCGCCAACGTTGGAGAGCCTCGCCGACCTGCTGAAAGCCAATCGCCGTGAGCGTTGGACGTGGGGTTACGAGCCCACGTACGGCAGCGGCTGGGAGTGGCTCAAGATCAACGAGAACCCCACCGTCAGGACCGTCTTCAAGTCCCTGAtggtgagtgagagaaagaggaaagttgtTACGTTCTCACATACATTTACgatgaactcctcctcctcctacttcttctactcctactcctactcttcctcctcctactattactactattactattactattgtttaTATCTCATTCATGCTCTTATTCATTTTCGATCCTATTCCCATAGACTTAACACTCCTAACCCAATGCTCCCCACGCCCACTAACACCCACCGCgcacttccatctctctcccacacacgccTGCAGGTGGTGGACCTCGACGAGCAGCTGGCACGGGTGATTCGAGGCCGCCACGCCTTCATCACCTGGAAGTATTACATCCGCTCGGTGGTGGCCGCGCGGTACAAGGGCGCCTCCCCACTCCACACGGCGAGGGAGGAGCTCTTCAACTACGGCGGCTATGGCTGGGGCTTcag GAGGGGCGCGCCGTTCCGAAGTCTGGTGGACGATTTGCAGGGCCGCCTTGTGGAGTCCGGACTAGTGACCACGTGGCTTGACCAGCTGGTGGAGGCGGGGATGACTGCACGCTTGCCGGAACCCGCCACGCCCACATTGGACACCCAGCTGCTTCTGTCCCAACAG GAAGGGGCGGCCCGGGTAATCTTGGGCCTGGGTCACCTGCAGGGCATCTTCTACCTACTCGGATTCGGCCTCGCCCTCGCCTTCGCCACCTTCCTCGCCGAGCTGCTGCCATTCTGCCGCCCCGAGGACACCCACAAACCTTTCCACCTTAAATTCCGTTAA
- the LOC126992340 gene encoding uncharacterized protein LOC126992340 isoform X1 → MGQESALLHQAFKNTHFILYLVPRHASPTHLADPPGLATTKGTRTGAERGVKVYTRCIYCAAGGASLRLLYTWKPSQTDQLSTSFFPGPLRSLQGHRLRIVSMEWFPFIDYKRHTPEGGAVVTPRDSLDYRMLKEISKRLNFTYEMRAPWDNQWGTSTSSGNWTGVVGTLQHQKADFSMMLSYMPTRLSIVHYSGIYASEPLVMVTSKPRPLSQASALIRPFSVEVWVVTLVSAVASGVVLWGLQRVWAWAAGCEGLELSRAMMTTWGILLEDPPIKLPSNMTGQMVVGWWWVYCMLLTIVYRSSLIAHLTVPGQSPTLESLADLLKANRRERWTWGYEPTYGSGWEWLKINENPTVRTVFKSLMVSERKRKVVTFSHTFTMNSSSSYFFYSYSYSSSSYYYYYYYYYCLYLIHALIHFRSYSHRLNTPNPMLPTPTNTHRALPSLSHTRLQVVDLDEQLARVIRGRHAFITWKYYIRSVVAARYKGASPLHTAREELFNYGGYGWGFRRGAPFRSLVDDLQGRLVESGLVTTWLDQLVEAGMTARLPEPATPTLDTQLLLSQQQEGAARVILGLGHLQGIFYLLGFGLALAFATFLAELLPFCRPEDTHKPFHLKFR, encoded by the exons aTGGGACAAGAATCGGCGCTGCTCCACCAAGCCTTCAAGAACACGCACTTCATCCTCTACCTCGTCCCTCGCCACGCATCGCCTACACACCTCGCCGACCCTCCAGGCCTCGCTACTACGAAGGGTACACGAACAGGAGCGGAACGTGGCGTCAAGGTATACACGCGTTGCATCTACTGCGCCGCCGGTGGAGCGTCTCTTCGTCTTCTGTATACATGGAAACCGTCGCAAACTGATCagctctccacttccttctttcctg GGCCCCTTCGAAGTCTGCAGGGCCACCGTCTGCGCATCGTGTCCATGGAGTGGTTCCCCTTCATCGACTACAAGCGCCACACACCGGAGGGCGGCGCAGTGGTCACCCCGCGGGACTCACTCGACTACCGAATGCTCAAGGAGATCTCCAAGCGACTGAATTTTAC ttACGAGATGCGAGCGCCTTGGGATAACCAGTGGGGGACATCGACTTCAAGCGGGAACTGGACGGGTGTGGTGGGGACGCTGCAGCACCAGAAGGCAGACTTTTCCATGATGCTCTCCTACATGCCGACGCGCCTCTCCATCGTCCACTACTCCGGTATCTACGCCTCGGAGCCCCTGGTGATGGTGACTTCGAAGCCGCGGCCGCTCTCCCAGGCGTCTGCACTTATCCGGCCGTTCTCTG TCGAGGTGTGGGTGGTGACGTTGGTGTCGGCGGTGGCTTCGGGCGTCGTGCTATGGGGGCTGCAGCGGGTGTGGGCGTGGGCTGCGGGCTGCGAGGGGCTGGAGCTGAGCAGAGCCATGATGACCACTTGGGGCATCCTGCTTGAAGACCCGCCCATCAAGCTCCCCTCCAATATGACCGGTCAG atggtggtggggtggtggtgggtgtactGCATGCTGCTGACCATCGTGTACCGCTCCTCCCTCATCGCCCACCTCACCGTGCCCGGACAGTCGCCAACGTTGGAGAGCCTCGCCGACCTGCTGAAAGCCAATCGCCGTGAGCGTTGGACGTGGGGTTACGAGCCCACGTACGGCAGCGGCTGGGAGTGGCTCAAGATCAACGAGAACCCCACCGTCAGGACCGTCTTCAAGTCCCTGAtggtgagtgagagaaagaggaaagttgtTACGTTCTCACATACATTTACgatgaactcctcctcctcctacttcttctactcctactcctactcttcctcctcctactattactactattactattactattgtttaTATCTCATTCATGCTCTTATTCATTTTCGATCCTATTCCCATAGACTTAACACTCCTAACCCAATGCTCCCCACGCCCACTAACACCCACCGCgcacttccatctctctcccacacacgccTGCAGGTGGTGGACCTCGACGAGCAGCTGGCACGGGTGATTCGAGGCCGCCACGCCTTCATCACCTGGAAGTATTACATCCGCTCGGTGGTGGCCGCGCGGTACAAGGGCGCCTCCCCACTCCACACGGCGAGGGAGGAGCTCTTCAACTACGGCGGCTATGGCTGGGGCTTcag GAGGGGCGCGCCGTTCCGAAGTCTGGTGGACGATTTGCAGGGCCGCCTTGTGGAGTCCGGACTAGTGACCACGTGGCTTGACCAGCTGGTGGAGGCGGGGATGACTGCACGCTTGCCGGAACCCGCCACGCCCACATTGGACACCCAGCTGCTTCTGTCCCAACAG CAGGAAGGGGCGGCCCGGGTAATCTTGGGCCTGGGTCACCTGCAGGGCATCTTCTACCTACTCGGATTCGGCCTCGCCCTCGCCTTCGCCACCTTCCTCGCCGAGCTGCTGCCATTCTGCCGCCCCGAGGACACCCACAAACCTTTCCACCTTAAATTCCGTTAA